One Paenibacillus thermoaerophilus genomic region harbors:
- a CDS encoding S-layer homology domain-containing protein: MMTGFKEGMFRPDQSVTRAEPAKMK; encoded by the coding sequence ATCATGACTGGGTTCAAGGAAGGGATGTTCCGTCCGGATCAATCGGTGACGCGGGCGGAGCCCGCGAAAATGAAG